From a region of the Gemmatimonadota bacterium genome:
- a CDS encoding Uma2 family endonuclease yields the protein MPATLTTRRFSVEEYHRMAEAGVFHPAERVELIEGEVVRMAAIGSRHADCVDRLTRLLVRGVGDAGTVRVRNPVRLDDHSEPEPDIAVVRLRPGGYADRHPEPADTLLIIEVADATLALDREVKVPLHARAGVPECWIVNLQEDQIHVFRTPRDHAFAHIERHHRGQVIRPLAFPELRLAVDEILPPRSEPSDSH from the coding sequence ATGCCCGCCACGCTCACGACCCGTCGCTTCAGTGTCGAAGAATATCACCGAATGGCCGAAGCCGGGGTCTTCCACCCCGCGGAGCGTGTCGAGCTCATCGAGGGGGAGGTCGTGCGGATGGCCGCGATCGGGAGCCGCCACGCCGACTGCGTGGATCGCCTGACGCGGCTCCTCGTTCGAGGAGTCGGAGATGCAGGCACGGTGCGCGTTCGGAATCCCGTGCGCTTGGACGATCACTCCGAGCCCGAGCCCGACATCGCGGTCGTCCGGCTCCGGCCCGGGGGCTACGCGGACCGACACCCGGAGCCCGCGGATACGCTGCTGATCATCGAGGTCGCGGACGCGACCCTCGCCCTCGACCGGGAGGTGAAAGTGCCCCTGCATGCCCGGGCCGGGGTCCCGGAGTGCTGGATCGTCAATCTTCAGGAGGACCAAATCCATGTGTTCCGGACGCCGCGGGACCATGCATTCGCCCACATCGAACGGCATCACCGTGGCCAGGTGATCCGGCCGCTCGCGTTTCCGGAGCTGCGTCTTGCCGTCGACGAGATCCTGCCCCCCCGAAGCGAACCGTCCGACTCTCACTGA
- a CDS encoding VOC family protein — protein MKHMALLMALVLGASPASAQEAFDLQLDHATVLTRDLEASATFYGEILHLEALETPWGPTRPVRFFSLGGSRQLHVGLADGIVAPNKDSHLAFAIQDFDAYLRFLMDQEIEYADFPGRSSEPQVRPDGVRQVFLQDPDGNWIEINDAVHPPS, from the coding sequence ATGAAACACATGGCACTGCTCATGGCATTGGTTCTCGGTGCGTCTCCTGCTTCCGCTCAGGAGGCATTTGACCTGCAGCTCGATCATGCGACCGTGCTCACTCGCGACCTTGAAGCGAGCGCGACGTTCTATGGGGAGATCCTACATCTCGAAGCATTGGAAACACCTTGGGGACCCACAAGGCCAGTCCGATTCTTTTCTTTGGGGGGCAGCCGGCAGCTGCATGTGGGACTGGCAGATGGGATAGTCGCACCGAACAAAGACTCCCATCTCGCATTCGCTATACAAGACTTTGACGCATACTTACGCTTCTTGATGGATCAGGAGATTGAGTATGCGGATTTTCCAGGCCGTAGTAGCGAACCCCAGGTACGACCAGATGGAGTAAGACAAGTCTTTCTTCAGGATCCAGACGGAAACTGGATTGAAATAAACGACGCAGTCCATCCACCGTCGTGA
- a CDS encoding ABC transporter ATP-binding protein, with amino-acid sequence MPRPTASAPASTTASDRRHPLSRLLSYARPHRRQMWLASVCSVLNKVFDLGPPVLIGAAVDVIVQRENSFLAGFGVVELWDQLLLLSAITFVVWILESVFQYAYALLWRNLAQTVEHELRLDAYRHLQGLELAYYEERSTGGLMSILSDDINQLERFLDIGANELLQVATTTVVIAVAFIVVAPSVSWMAIAPMPVVIWGSIWFQGFLMPYYAEVREKVGLLNARLSNNLSGITTIKAFTAEEFETGQIGRESAAYRDANRRAIRVSSAFVPLIRMAILVGFTATLLYGGMEAIEGTLSVGAYSVLVFLTQRLLWPLTRLGETLDQYQRAMASTNRVMALLDTPFEIHPGTRTLEAGTVRGAIEIDGVSFAYASGAPVLRDISISVPAGQTLGIVGSTGSGKSTLVKLLLRLYEVQRGRITLDGVPIQEYRLTDLRQVIGLVSQDVFLFHGTVRENLLYGSWEATDAEIERAARLAEAHEFIQALPARYDTIVGERGQKLSGGQRQRIAIARAILKDPPVLILDEATSSVDNETEAAIQRSLDRISKGRTILAIAHRLSTIRNADQICVLEAGRIVELGSHDELITANGLYAALWRVQTGAEVGWGQAGTSERLAAEG; translated from the coding sequence ATGCCGCGCCCAACCGCCTCCGCACCCGCGTCCACCACCGCGTCGGACCGCAGGCACCCGCTCTCGCGCCTGCTGAGCTACGCCCGCCCGCATCGCCGTCAGATGTGGCTCGCCTCCGTCTGCTCGGTCCTGAACAAGGTCTTCGATCTGGGTCCGCCGGTCCTGATCGGGGCCGCGGTGGACGTGATCGTCCAGCGGGAGAACTCGTTCCTCGCCGGGTTCGGGGTCGTGGAGCTCTGGGACCAGCTCCTCCTCCTCTCGGCGATCACCTTCGTCGTCTGGATCCTCGAATCCGTCTTCCAGTACGCGTACGCCCTTCTCTGGCGAAACCTCGCACAGACCGTGGAGCACGAGCTCCGGCTGGACGCCTACCGGCACCTCCAGGGTCTCGAGCTCGCATATTACGAGGAGCGGAGCACGGGCGGGCTCATGTCCATCCTCTCCGACGACATCAACCAGCTCGAGCGCTTCCTCGACATCGGCGCGAACGAGCTCCTCCAGGTCGCGACGACGACGGTCGTGATCGCGGTCGCCTTCATCGTGGTGGCCCCCTCGGTCTCCTGGATGGCGATCGCCCCGATGCCCGTCGTGATCTGGGGCTCGATCTGGTTCCAAGGTTTCCTCATGCCCTACTACGCCGAGGTGCGGGAGAAGGTGGGGCTCCTGAACGCCCGGCTCTCGAACAACCTCTCCGGGATCACGACAATCAAGGCGTTCACGGCCGAGGAGTTCGAGACCGGACAGATCGGGCGGGAGAGCGCGGCGTATCGGGACGCGAACCGCCGCGCGATCCGGGTGAGCTCGGCGTTCGTCCCGCTCATCCGGATGGCGATCCTCGTCGGGTTCACGGCGACACTCCTCTACGGGGGAATGGAGGCGATCGAGGGGACGCTCTCCGTCGGCGCGTACAGCGTCCTCGTCTTCCTGACGCAGCGGCTGCTCTGGCCCCTGACCCGCCTCGGCGAGACGCTCGACCAGTACCAGCGGGCGATGGCCTCCACGAACCGGGTGATGGCGCTCCTCGACACCCCTTTCGAGATCCATCCGGGAACGCGAACGCTCGAGGCGGGAACCGTCCGGGGCGCCATCGAGATCGACGGGGTGAGCTTCGCGTACGCGAGCGGCGCCCCCGTGCTCCGGGACATCTCGATCTCGGTGCCGGCCGGGCAGACGCTCGGGATCGTCGGCTCCACCGGCTCCGGGAAGAGCACTCTCGTGAAGCTCCTGCTGCGGCTCTACGAGGTGCAGCGCGGGCGGATCACGCTCGACGGCGTCCCGATCCAGGAATACCGGCTCACCGACCTGCGCCAGGTCATCGGACTCGTGAGCCAGGACGTCTTCCTCTTCCACGGCACGGTCCGGGAGAACCTCCTCTACGGAAGCTGGGAGGCGACGGACGCGGAGATCGAGCGCGCGGCACGGCTCGCCGAGGCGCACGAGTTCATCCAGGCCCTCCCCGCCCGCTACGACACGATCGTGGGAGAGCGCGGGCAGAAGCTCTCCGGAGGGCAGCGGCAGCGGATCGCGATCGCGCGGGCGATCCTGAAGGATCCGCCGGTCCTGATCCTGGACGAAGCGACGTCCTCGGTGGACAACGAGACCGAGGCGGCCATCCAGCGCTCGCTCGACCGGATCTCCAAGGGGCGGACGATCCTCGCGATCGCCCACCGGCTCTCCACCATCCGGAACGCCGATCAGATCTGCGTGCTGGAGGCGGGCCGCATCGTGGAGCTCGGGAGCCACGACGAGCTGATCACAGCGAACGGGTTGTACGCGGCGCTCTGGAGAGTGCAGACGGGGGCGGAGGTGGGGTGGGGGCAGGCGGGGACTTCCGAGAGGCTGGCCGCAGAAGGGTGA
- a CDS encoding DUF2442 domain-containing protein: MSSSTPNPGERVRDVRVEGGRLSVDLADGRTISAPLEWYPRLLHAAPEELEKWQLAGAGHVIHWPDLDEDISTEGLLRGAPAPGARSASAT, from the coding sequence ATGAGTTCTTCGACACCTAACCCGGGCGAGCGGGTGCGGGACGTGCGCGTGGAGGGCGGCCGCCTGTCCGTAGACCTCGCCGACGGAAGGACGATCTCGGCACCGCTGGAATGGTATCCGCGACTGCTTCACGCCGCGCCGGAGGAGTTGGAGAAGTGGCAGCTGGCCGGGGCGGGTCACGTCATCCACTGGCCGGACCTCGACGAAGACATCAGCACGGAAGGTCTGCTGAGAGGCGCGCCGGCGCCCGGAGCACGGTCCGCAAGCGCCACCTGA
- a CDS encoding addiction module protein produces MRHPLFDFRSLSPAERAELAIALQGSLPDDATEPLLTDAGRAELVGRVEAVHADPEPGASWDEVRERIRKAARPGR; encoded by the coding sequence ATGCGACACCCTCTCTTCGATTTCCGAAGTCTCTCGCCCGCCGAGCGGGCTGAGTTGGCCATCGCTCTTCAGGGTAGCCTTCCGGACGACGCCACCGAGCCCTTACTCACCGATGCCGGGCGAGCCGAGCTCGTCGGCCGGGTCGAGGCCGTGCATGCGGATCCGGAACCTGGAGCGTCGTGGGACGAAGTGCGCGAGAGGATCCGTAAGGCGGCGCGCCCCGGGCGGTGA
- a CDS encoding type II toxin-antitoxin system prevent-host-death family antitoxin, which produces MKETPKETMAISKFKATCLAVLERVGRTGEPVLITRFGEPVAEVVPPRKEPVAGGWLGSMSDRGRVVGDVILPATDPSEWEALGLAPPR; this is translated from the coding sequence ATGAAGGAGACTCCGAAGGAGACGATGGCCATCTCGAAGTTCAAGGCCACCTGCCTAGCTGTCTTGGAGCGGGTGGGGCGAACCGGCGAACCGGTCCTCATCACTCGCTTCGGCGAACCCGTCGCGGAGGTCGTCCCGCCTCGCAAGGAGCCGGTCGCCGGAGGGTGGCTTGGCTCGATGTCGGATCGCGGTCGCGTCGTCGGTGACGTGATTTTGCCGGCAACGGACCCGTCGGAATGGGAGGCCCTCGGCCTCGCACCCCCGCGGTGA
- a CDS encoding ribbon-helix-helix protein, CopG family, whose product MPRTTISLSEELLSRLRIVAAAEGSSMATLVREAVEEKLARYRPRPRSFGAGASGIHDTARRSSDERPEPRSWR is encoded by the coding sequence ATGCCACGCACCACGATCTCCCTCTCGGAAGAACTGCTCAGTCGCCTGAGAATCGTGGCGGCGGCGGAGGGCTCGTCCATGGCGACGCTGGTCCGTGAGGCCGTCGAAGAGAAGCTCGCCCGATATCGCCCGCGGCCTCGGAGCTTCGGTGCCGGCGCGTCGGGAATCCATGACACGGCGCGCCGGTCGAGCGACGAGCGCCCGGAGCCCCGCTCCTGGCGCTGA
- a CDS encoding DUF2442 domain-containing protein — protein MTQLPSDEALADAIRRAKAAGQAADRREPRALSARYDGRTRRVVLELRDGCAFAFPVEQTEGLKGAAPDLLRKVEVLGDGYALRWETLDVDYTVPGLLAGRLGSRRWMAKVMGEVGGRSRSTAKVRAARRNGRKGGRPRGS, from the coding sequence ATGACCCAACTACCGTCCGATGAGGCTCTCGCCGATGCCATCCGGCGGGCTAAGGCCGCGGGACAGGCCGCGGATCGAAGAGAACCACGTGCCCTTTCAGCGCGATACGATGGGAGGACGAGGAGAGTCGTCCTCGAGCTCCGCGACGGGTGCGCCTTCGCATTTCCCGTCGAGCAGACAGAAGGCCTGAAGGGTGCGGCGCCGGACCTCCTCCGGAAGGTGGAGGTTCTCGGGGACGGCTATGCGCTCCGGTGGGAGACGCTCGACGTGGACTACACGGTGCCGGGGCTGCTCGCCGGCCGCTTGGGCTCCCGACGCTGGATGGCGAAGGTCATGGGAGAGGTCGGCGGAAGGTCGAGGAGCACGGCCAAAGTTCGAGCTGCGAGACGGAACGGGCGAAAGGGAGGTCGGCCAAGAGGAAGCTGA
- a CDS encoding nuclear transport factor 2 family protein, producing MRKATPFWTLGMLLWGVPAFAQEPSSPEAEVRAVAAGFSDALAQGDSLRVLSYLHDDVLILEGSRAETKEQYRSGHLAADIRFASTVQRETVRDGATVTGETALYTRQYRVTGTSGRGEPIDRTSTEVLAMVRTPEGWRIRHVHWF from the coding sequence ATGCGAAAGGCGACCCCATTCTGGACCCTCGGCATGCTGCTCTGGGGCGTTCCGGCATTCGCGCAGGAACCAAGCAGCCCCGAGGCCGAGGTGCGCGCGGTCGCGGCCGGCTTCAGCGATGCGCTGGCACAGGGGGATTCGCTCCGGGTGCTCTCCTATCTGCACGACGACGTCCTCATCCTCGAGGGATCGCGTGCCGAGACCAAGGAGCAGTACCGGAGCGGACACCTCGCGGCGGACATCCGGTTCGCATCAACCGTCCAGCGAGAGACGGTGCGAGACGGAGCGACGGTCACGGGCGAAACGGCGCTCTACACGCGGCAGTACAGAGTGACGGGCACCTCGGGGCGGGGCGAGCCGATCGACCGCACGAGCACCGAGGTGCTGGCGATGGTCCGCACTCCGGAGGGATGGCGGATCCGACACGTTCACTGGTTTTGA
- a CDS encoding type II toxin-antitoxin system VapC family toxin, translating into MRVLLDTHIWIWSLLEPDRLSGRVRKLLTDPDTEMRLSPISTWELLLLIEKGRVEVEGEGHEWVSEALRRAPLVEAPLTHEVALESRRIELPHADPADRFLCATARVYDLSLVTADARLLGYDGGFATITNE; encoded by the coding sequence GTGAGAGTCCTCCTCGATACCCACATCTGGATCTGGAGCCTCCTCGAACCCGACCGGCTCTCGGGCCGCGTGCGGAAGCTCCTCACCGATCCGGACACGGAGATGCGCCTCTCCCCGATCAGCACCTGGGAGCTCCTTCTCCTGATCGAGAAGGGTCGGGTCGAAGTGGAGGGCGAAGGGCACGAGTGGGTTTCCGAGGCGCTTCGGCGGGCTCCGCTCGTGGAGGCGCCGCTCACCCACGAGGTCGCCCTCGAGAGCCGGCGCATCGAACTCCCCCACGCCGACCCCGCGGACCGGTTCCTCTGCGCGACGGCCCGCGTCTACGATCTGTCGCTCGTGACTGCGGACGCGCGGCTCCTCGGGTACGACGGAGGATTCGCGACGATCACGAACGAGTGA
- a CDS encoding DUF4160 domain-containing protein: MIHPEARSSAGACQRSFEPVAVARNSGYGGRELRRIGSLVVAHQQQLREAWHEFFDT, from the coding sequence ATGATCCACCCTGAGGCAAGATCGAGCGCGGGCGCGTGCCAACGGTCCTTCGAGCCTGTGGCGGTCGCGCGGAACTCCGGTTACGGTGGACGAGAGCTTCGAAGGATCGGTTCGCTCGTGGTCGCCCACCAACAGCAGCTTCGCGAGGCATGGCATGAGTTCTTCGACACCTAA
- a CDS encoding ABC transporter permease — protein MPNFLDSTARDFRYAFRSLAARPAFSVVAIVTIALGVGANTAIFGLVNGALLAPLPGMGDAAGLVEVSRNVGGEFQDVSYPIYLHLAENTAGLQSLAAYDLEPVSVAGSGEPRTTLSLSVSANYFDVVSVIPGEGRFFAPEEATPPASAPVAVVSEHLWRTQLGESPDIVGSLVRINGTPMTVIGVGPEGFRGHTRVPVDVFLPLGGGVQGLRSLAFLQDMESSFAELIGRVAPGASLEAVAASATAAGDQLLQAEAGAEAGSFRARVVRWTPIPASGRGVITAFLGVLMVVVGTVLLVACANVGGMLTSRAMERQGEIAVRRALGADRWRIVRQLLTESLLLFSAGGVAGVLLSVALTRLLLAFEPPLPPGFEISIDPSVDWRVLAFAMAITLATAVGFNLLPALRASRTDVAHDLAGAGRGRTQGRSRARGALIAAQMAGSTALLVIAGLFARSLVAVETVDTGWETEDRFAVNLDVAAIGSERAVGEGQYLAILERLEAHPAVASAALAAKAPLAGRSSFGEVNAAGAEPGPGRTGFEAAVNRVTTGYFTTLGVELLAGRAFDAADVEGGEPVAIVSERMAEVLWPGRSAVGERFFIGPVGSDQGLTVIGVVENTAVSDLAGVPEPFYYLPFSQWYNPQMTLLVRSNPGMGVGVPRAVRDLVHDVAPALPVETVLPLREGLAVFFLPQRLAAWVTGAVGLLGLMLAAVGVYGLTAFSVGRRTREIGVRLALGAAPGDVLRRVLQEGMRAPLIGMGIGVAVSAALATVAARFLTSISPGDPIAYGAAMAILLLTALGAALVPARRAARTDPAGSMRVE, from the coding sequence ATGCCCAACTTCCTCGACTCCACCGCTCGCGACTTCCGCTACGCGTTCCGATCGCTCGCCGCGCGCCCGGCCTTTTCGGTGGTCGCGATCGTCACCATCGCCCTCGGCGTCGGCGCGAACACCGCCATCTTCGGCCTCGTGAACGGCGCGCTCCTCGCCCCGCTCCCCGGAATGGGGGATGCCGCCGGGCTCGTGGAGGTCAGCCGAAACGTCGGCGGCGAGTTTCAGGACGTCTCCTACCCGATCTATCTGCATCTTGCGGAGAACACCGCGGGGCTCCAGTCCCTCGCCGCGTACGATCTCGAGCCTGTCTCGGTCGCGGGATCGGGGGAGCCGCGCACGACGCTCAGCCTGTCGGTCTCGGCAAACTATTTCGATGTGGTCTCCGTGATCCCAGGAGAGGGGAGATTCTTCGCACCGGAAGAAGCCACCCCACCGGCCTCCGCGCCGGTCGCGGTCGTGAGCGAGCACCTCTGGCGGACCCAGCTCGGCGAGTCCCCCGATATCGTCGGATCCCTCGTCCGGATCAACGGGACCCCGATGACCGTCATCGGCGTCGGCCCCGAGGGGTTCCGAGGGCACACGCGGGTCCCGGTGGACGTCTTCCTCCCGCTGGGAGGAGGTGTGCAGGGGCTCCGGTCGCTCGCATTCCTTCAGGACATGGAGAGCAGCTTCGCCGAGTTGATCGGGAGGGTCGCGCCCGGCGCTTCGCTCGAGGCCGTGGCCGCCTCCGCGACCGCGGCCGGCGATCAGCTCCTCCAGGCGGAGGCCGGGGCGGAGGCCGGGAGCTTCCGCGCGCGCGTCGTGCGTTGGACTCCGATCCCTGCCTCGGGGCGGGGAGTGATCACCGCCTTTCTCGGGGTCCTCATGGTGGTCGTGGGAACCGTCCTCCTCGTCGCCTGCGCGAATGTCGGCGGGATGCTGACGTCTCGGGCGATGGAACGACAGGGAGAGATCGCGGTTCGCCGCGCGCTCGGCGCCGACCGGTGGCGGATCGTGCGGCAGCTCCTCACGGAGAGCCTCCTTCTCTTCTCTGCCGGCGGCGTCGCGGGCGTGCTCCTCTCCGTCGCTCTCACGCGCCTCCTCCTCGCCTTCGAGCCACCTCTTCCGCCGGGCTTCGAGATCTCCATAGACCCATCCGTGGACTGGCGAGTTCTCGCATTCGCGATGGCGATCACGCTCGCGACGGCGGTCGGCTTCAACCTCCTGCCGGCGCTCCGCGCGAGTCGGACGGACGTCGCTCACGACCTCGCCGGTGCGGGGCGGGGACGGACGCAGGGTCGGTCGCGTGCCCGCGGCGCCCTGATCGCGGCCCAGATGGCGGGCTCGACGGCGCTCCTGGTCATCGCCGGCCTCTTCGCGAGGTCGCTCGTCGCGGTCGAGACGGTGGACACCGGATGGGAGACGGAAGACCGGTTCGCCGTGAACCTGGATGTCGCCGCGATCGGCTCCGAGCGGGCGGTCGGGGAGGGGCAGTACCTGGCGATTCTCGAACGGCTGGAGGCGCATCCCGCGGTCGCGTCGGCGGCGCTCGCAGCCAAGGCGCCGCTCGCGGGCCGTTCGTCTTTCGGCGAGGTGAACGCCGCCGGCGCGGAGCCCGGCCCGGGGCGTACCGGGTTCGAGGCGGCGGTGAACCGCGTCACAACCGGATACTTCACGACCCTCGGCGTCGAGCTCCTGGCCGGACGGGCCTTCGATGCGGCCGACGTCGAGGGGGGTGAGCCGGTCGCGATCGTCAGCGAGCGGATGGCCGAAGTCCTCTGGCCGGGGCGAAGTGCGGTCGGCGAGCGCTTCTTCATCGGCCCCGTGGGATCGGACCAGGGCCTCACCGTCATTGGCGTGGTCGAGAACACGGCGGTGAGCGACCTCGCCGGCGTCCCGGAGCCCTTCTATTACCTCCCCTTCAGCCAGTGGTACAATCCGCAGATGACGCTCCTCGTCCGCTCCAATCCGGGGATGGGCGTGGGGGTGCCGCGCGCGGTCAGGGATCTCGTGCATGACGTCGCGCCGGCGCTTCCCGTGGAAACGGTTCTTCCCCTGAGGGAGGGTCTCGCCGTCTTCTTCCTTCCCCAGCGGCTCGCGGCGTGGGTGACCGGGGCGGTCGGGCTCCTCGGACTTATGCTCGCCGCCGTCGGAGTCTACGGGCTCACGGCGTTTTCAGTGGGGAGAAGGACACGCGAGATCGGGGTGAGGCTCGCGCTCGGCGCGGCGCCCGGCGACGTGCTCCGGCGGGTGCTGCAAGAGGGGATGCGGGCGCCCCTCATCGGGATGGGGATCGGAGTCGCGGTGTCGGCCGCGCTCGCGACCGTGGCGGCGCGGTTCCTCACGAGCATCAGCCCGGGAGATCCGATCGCCTACGGCGCAGCGATGGCCATCCTCCTCCTCACGGCGCTCGGTGCGGCGCTCGTCCCCGCGCGGCGTGCGGCGAGGACGGATCCGGCGGGGAGCATGCGGGTGGAGTAG
- a CDS encoding addiction module protein, protein MADLRFDFQKLSPAERAELAIELWDSLSDDSINPDLTDAERSELVRRVEAARANPEAGAPWDEVRQRIRDAANPRR, encoded by the coding sequence ATGGCAGATCTACGCTTCGACTTCCAAAAACTGTCCCCCGCGGAGCGCGCCGAGTTGGCGATCGAGCTCTGGGACAGCCTTTCTGACGACTCGATCAACCCTGATCTGACGGATGCCGAGCGTTCGGAATTGGTGCGACGTGTTGAGGCTGCCCGAGCGAATCCGGAGGCAGGAGCCCCCTGGGATGAGGTGCGGCAGCGGATTCGCGACGCGGCGAACCCGAGGCGTTGA
- a CDS encoding PIN domain-containing protein, with the protein MSKGGELFVDTSAWYPLADRRHPDHADFAGLLRDRLRTGVRLVTTNLVVAETHALLLRRGGRGPAHAFLAEVRQDPIAVVSSTPKIVEAAITDWLHRFDDQPFTLTDAVSFAVMTLRGIREALALDRHFQTAGFVVLPPAAR; encoded by the coding sequence ATGTCGAAAGGGGGTGAGCTCTTCGTGGACACGAGCGCCTGGTACCCCCTGGCCGATCGTCGCCACCCCGATCACGCCGACTTCGCGGGCCTCCTCCGCGACCGCCTTCGTACAGGGGTCCGACTCGTAACCACGAACCTCGTCGTCGCGGAAACTCACGCCCTCCTCCTAAGGCGCGGGGGCCGCGGCCCCGCGCATGCGTTCCTCGCCGAGGTGCGCCAGGACCCGATCGCCGTCGTCTCCAGCACCCCGAAGATCGTGGAGGCGGCGATCACCGACTGGCTCCATCGTTTCGACGACCAGCCCTTCACCCTGACCGACGCCGTCAGCTTCGCGGTGATGACCCTTCGCGGGATCCGAGAGGCGCTGGCACTCGATCGGCACTTTCAGACGGCGGGGTTCGTGGTTCTACCCCCGGCCGCCAGGTAG
- a CDS encoding M20/M25/M40 family metallo-hydrolase: MRPSFSWPVTGLALFHFATPGAAQEPLDLAMTARIREEGLQRSQALDLYLTLSDELGARLTGSPAHRAAAEWARDRFAEWGLSEPRLEPFEFGRGWSLEKLSVEMTSPRYMPLIAYAEAWTPSVEGVLTGRAVYVGDSTLEEIDAMGAALQGAIVLTRQPQTRFFDEDRPQPGLADSVRTGNPPGIPVTSAAPAAQVTARLREAGAGVTLRPSAYRDGTVGVGGSRTTPNDAVPSIVLAAEQYNMLARLADDGVPVELRIELRTQYHEDDLNSYNVLAEIPGTDPALADEIVLIGGHLDSWHASNGATDNGDGAVAAMEAMRILAAVGAQPRRTIQVALWSGEEQGLLGARAYLEQHLPDEAARDRLSVFLNDDPGSGATLGVYMQGNAAAKEIFDAWLEPLRDLGITRNVIEGIGSTDHVPFDDLGLPAFTVIKDFDAYDARTRHTNADFPERMTEEELQQSAIFLAHFAWQAAQRDERIPRVEGAGL, translated from the coding sequence ATGCGTCCTTCCTTCTCCTGGCCCGTGACGGGTCTCGCGCTCTTCCACTTCGCCACGCCGGGCGCGGCCCAAGAACCGCTCGACCTCGCCATGACCGCGCGGATCCGGGAGGAAGGTCTCCAGCGCTCCCAGGCGCTCGACCTCTACCTCACCCTCTCCGACGAGCTCGGAGCCCGGCTGACTGGATCTCCGGCGCACCGGGCGGCCGCGGAGTGGGCGAGGGACCGCTTCGCCGAATGGGGTCTCTCCGAGCCGCGCCTCGAGCCCTTCGAGTTCGGGCGGGGATGGTCGCTCGAGAAGCTCTCCGTGGAGATGACCTCCCCTCGATACATGCCTCTCATCGCGTACGCGGAGGCGTGGACGCCCTCCGTCGAGGGCGTGCTGACCGGGCGCGCCGTCTACGTCGGCGACAGCACGCTCGAGGAGATTGACGCCATGGGAGCTGCCCTCCAGGGGGCGATCGTGCTCACGCGCCAGCCGCAGACCCGATTCTTCGACGAGGATCGCCCGCAGCCGGGACTCGCCGACTCGGTGCGGACTGGCAACCCGCCGGGAATTCCCGTGACGAGCGCGGCGCCCGCCGCACAGGTGACCGCGCGGCTCCGCGAGGCCGGGGCCGGCGTCACCCTTCGCCCGAGCGCGTACCGGGACGGAACGGTCGGTGTGGGAGGAAGCCGCACCACGCCGAACGACGCCGTCCCCTCGATCGTCCTCGCGGCGGAGCAGTACAACATGCTCGCCCGCCTCGCCGACGACGGCGTGCCGGTGGAGCTCCGCATCGAGCTCCGGACCCAGTATCACGAGGACGACCTGAACAGCTACAACGTCCTGGCCGAGATCCCCGGAACCGACCCCGCGCTCGCCGATGAGATCGTGCTGATCGGTGGGCACCTCGACTCGTGGCACGCCTCGAACGGGGCCACGGACAACGGGGATGGCGCGGTCGCCGCCATGGAGGCCATGCGCATCCTCGCCGCGGTGGGGGCCCAGCCGCGGCGTACGATCCAGGTGGCGCTCTGGTCCGGAGAGGAGCAGGGCCTTTTGGGGGCCCGGGCCTACCTCGAGCAGCACCTTCCGGACGAGGCGGCTCGGGACCGGCTCTCCGTCTTCCTGAACGACGACCCCGGCTCGGGCGCCACCCTCGGCGTCTACATGCAGGGGAACGCGGCCGCGAAGGAGATCTTCGACGCCTGGCTGGAGCCGCTCCGGGATCTAGGCATCACCCGAAACGTCATCGAGGGGATCGGGAGCACGGACCACGTCCCCTTTGACGACCTCGGCCTTCCCGCCTTCACGGTGATCAAGGACTTCGACGCGTACGACGCCCGCACCCGTCACACGAACGCGGACTTCCCCGAACGGATGACCGAGGAGGAGCTCCAGCAGTCCGCGATCTTCCTCGCCCACTTCGCCTGGCAGGCGGCCCAGCGGGACGAGCGGATTCCGCGAGTGGAGGGGGCGGGGTTGTAG